A portion of the Rhinoraja longicauda isolate Sanriku21f unplaced genomic scaffold, sRhiLon1.1 Scf000858, whole genome shotgun sequence genome contains these proteins:
- the LOC144591317 gene encoding zinc-binding protein A33-like, with the protein MLSSQPWSLWSNVSSWDREGRNSCPECREVFTDRTLRVSRALARLAEKARTLSLNRTEKESKLHCEEHQEELKLFRETDKKLICVVCAAGREHRDRRFMPVKEAVENYKDQVKSSIKSLTKKKSGIQQMEQQQKEKISGVLEQSHNLQSKITTQFAELHQILTEKEQRVQADIREEEKRILNRMKKNLGEIEENLKSIQEELSKLQQQMDQKDNVVFLKGEAGRKRR; encoded by the exons agttgggacagggaggggagaaactcctgcccggaatgtagagaggtgtttacagaccgcaccctcagggtgagtcgggccttggcgagactggctgagaaagctcgaacactgagcctgaatcggacagagaaggaaagtaaacttcactgcgaggaacatcaggaagaactgaaactGTTtcgtgaaactgacaagaagctgatctgtgtggtttgtgcagctgggcgggaacacagagatcgccgcttcatgccggttaaagaagctgttgaaaactacaag gatcaggtgaaatcttctaTCAAATCTCTCACGAAAAagaaatcagggatccagcaaatggagcagcaacagaaagagaagatttctggagttctg gaacagtcacacaaccttcagtccaagatcacaacccagtttgctgaactgcaccagattctcactgagaaagagcagcgcgtacaggcagatatccgggaggaagagaagaggattctgaatagaatgaagaaaaatcttggagagatcgaagagaatttaaaatctattcaggaggaactctctaagttgcagcagcagatggatcaaaaggacaatgtggtgtttctgaag ggggaagctggtcgcaagcgaaggtag